From a single Pseudomonadota bacterium genomic region:
- a CDS encoding PAS domain-containing protein, which yields RQALVRGEGWFGETINYRKDGSPYNVEWRIAPVRNGHDRITHWVSTQRDITQQREAGKCSQVAIF from the coding sequence TCCGCCAGGCGCTCGTTCGAGGCGAAGGCTGGTTCGGCGAGACGATCAACTACCGCAAGGACGGCTCGCCTTACAACGTCGAGTGGCGCATCGCTCCCGTCCGCAACGGCCACGACCGCATCACCCACTGGGTCTCGACCCAACGCGACATCACCCAGCAACGCGAGGCCGGAAAATGCTCACAAGTGGCTATTTTTTGA